The following are from one region of the Arachis duranensis cultivar V14167 chromosome 10, aradu.V14167.gnm2.J7QH, whole genome shotgun sequence genome:
- the LOC110276357 gene encoding uncharacterized protein LOC110276357 isoform X1 produces the protein MQRRENLVSDIPLNLASDNHSLKTHSISTFSTDNRPPPPSEVLPSPPRTSVFLFTCSASDLGSNCFLFLLRLKVLEKLFSFLGCLDYLSLALCLSILLFASLTLRFNKVVEGIKEEKIPSLNKKKN, from the exons ATGCAAAGAAGAGAGAACCTTGTCTCAGATATCCCACTGAACCTTGCTTCAGATAACCACTCTTTGAAAACCCACTCCATCTCAACTTTCTCCACCGACAACCGCCCACCACCGCCGTCAGAGGTCTTGCCATCGCCGCCACGCACATCTGTCTTCCTGTTTACATGCTCTGCCTCAGATCTAG GTTCAAATTGCTTTCTATTTTTGCTTCGTTTGAAGGTTTTGGAAAAATTGTTCag CTTTTTGGGCTGCCTGGACTACCTTTCTCTTGCTCTTTGCTTATCCATATTGCTTTTTGCCAGTCTTACATTGAGATTT AACAAGGTGGTGGAAGGTATAAAAGAGGAAAAAATCCCCAgcttaaataaaaagaaaaattag
- the LOC110276357 gene encoding uncharacterized protein LOC110276357 isoform X2, with protein MQRRENLVSDIPLNLASDNHSLKTHSISTFSTDNRPPPPSEVLPSPPRTSVFLFTCSASDLGSNCFLFLLRLKVLEKLFSSCYGDPSTERRFLVVSVPYFNIKKRWHT; from the exons ATGCAAAGAAGAGAGAACCTTGTCTCAGATATCCCACTGAACCTTGCTTCAGATAACCACTCTTTGAAAACCCACTCCATCTCAACTTTCTCCACCGACAACCGCCCACCACCGCCGTCAGAGGTCTTGCCATCGCCGCCACGCACATCTGTCTTCCTGTTTACATGCTCTGCCTCAGATCTAG GTTCAAATTGCTTTCTATTTTTGCTTCGTTTGAAGGTTTTGGAAAAATTGTTCag CTCCTGCTATGGTGATCCATCCACAGAGCGACGATTTCTTGTTGTATCTGTTCCCTATTTTAATATAAAGAAGAGATGGCATACTTGA